A genomic region of Prosthecobacter sp. contains the following coding sequences:
- a CDS encoding type II toxin-antitoxin system PemK/MazF family toxin, translating to MKPWDIYTYDFDGAGPHPAVIVSHPDRVARAEWVNILICTTQRANRPPKETEVRLNGADGLDWETLCRCDALWLVEKAKLSGKRGSVSQVRRRQIVDKINAAMGWKLV from the coding sequence ATGAAGCCGTGGGACATCTACACCTATGACTTCGATGGCGCCGGGCCGCATCCAGCGGTGATCGTCTCGCATCCCGACCGCGTTGCCAGAGCCGAGTGGGTCAATATCCTCATCTGCACCACCCAGCGCGCCAACCGACCACCCAAGGAAACCGAGGTGCGTCTCAATGGTGCCGATGGCTTGGACTGGGAGACGCTCTGTCGCTGCGATGCTTTGTGGCTCGTGGAAAAGGCGAAACTCAGCGGCAAACGCGGTTCAGTGTCACAGGTGCGCCGTCGCCAGATCGTGGACAAGATCAATGCGGCGATGGGTTGGAAGCTGGTGTAG
- a CDS encoding sialidase family protein, with amino-acid sequence MHFRSIAAFSLLLLTPGFAQTKLQKADVTLAPPKNLKTKLPPGYTIPIVDISAEKYRQVIVDREAGQYLGHPTTLLLEDNKTMLVVYPKGHGRGAIVYKRSNDAGLTWSDRLPTPKSWETSLEVPTLHRTVDATGKKRIIMFSGLYPIRMAVTEDDGANWSELKPIGDFGGVVTMSTVIGLQAPGHYLAFFHDDGRFIRGGEVEKYRIKSPHSPDYSSSTAKPWRFWVYTTLSTDGGLTWSMPAPIAMLPDANLCEPGALRSPDGKQIAVLLRENSRKYNSFVIFSNDEGLSWSEPKELPAALTGDRHVAKYAPDGRLFISFRDTTHVSATKGDWVGWVGKYDDIVNGTEGQYRVRIMDNTKGQDTTYPGVELLPDATFVTTTYGHWTQGEEAYVVSVRFKLEELDAKAHK; translated from the coding sequence ATGCACTTCCGATCCATCGCGGCGTTCTCGCTGCTGCTCCTCACGCCTGGGTTCGCCCAGACGAAGCTCCAAAAAGCCGACGTCACGCTCGCCCCGCCGAAGAATCTCAAAACCAAGCTCCCACCCGGTTACACGATTCCCATCGTGGACATCAGCGCGGAGAAGTACCGGCAGGTCATTGTGGATCGTGAGGCGGGGCAGTATCTCGGGCATCCGACGACGCTGCTGCTCGAAGACAACAAGACGATGCTCGTCGTGTATCCGAAGGGGCATGGCCGCGGTGCCATCGTTTACAAGCGCAGCAATGACGCGGGGCTCACTTGGAGTGATCGTTTACCGACACCGAAGTCATGGGAGACCTCGTTGGAGGTGCCCACGCTGCACCGCACGGTCGATGCGACTGGAAAGAAGCGCATCATCATGTTCAGCGGTCTCTATCCAATCCGCATGGCCGTCACGGAGGACGATGGCGCGAACTGGAGCGAGCTGAAACCCATAGGCGATTTCGGCGGCGTGGTTACGATGAGCACCGTGATCGGTTTGCAGGCACCAGGGCACTACCTCGCCTTTTTCCATGATGACGGACGCTTCATCCGCGGCGGCGAGGTGGAGAAATACCGCATCAAAAGCCCGCACTCGCCCGACTACAGCTCCTCGACGGCCAAACCGTGGCGCTTCTGGGTGTACACCACGCTTTCCACAGACGGCGGCCTCACCTGGAGCATGCCCGCGCCCATCGCGATGCTCCCCGACGCAAATCTCTGCGAACCCGGTGCTCTCCGCTCGCCCGATGGCAAGCAGATCGCTGTCCTGCTGCGTGAGAACAGCCGAAAGTACAATTCATTCGTCATCTTCTCCAACGACGAAGGCCTGAGCTGGAGCGAGCCGAAAGAACTCCCCGCCGCGCTCACCGGTGACCGCCACGTCGCGAAATACGCGCCGGATGGACGCCTCTTCATCAGCTTCCGCGACACCACCCACGTCAGCGCCACCAAAGGCGACTGGGTCGGCTGGGTGGGCAAATACGACGACATCGTGAACGGCACCGAGGGCCAGTATCGCGTCCGCATCATGGACAACACCAAAGGCCAGGACACCACCTACCCAGGCGTCGAGCTGTTGCCCGATGCCACCTTCGTCACCACCACTTACGGTCATTGGACGCAAGGCGAAGAAGCCTACGTCGTCAGTGTGCGTTTCAAACTGGAGGAGCTCGATGCCAAAGCCCACAAGTAG
- a CDS encoding right-handed parallel beta-helix repeat-containing protein — protein MKTVLFLLLANVAVAGEIIVRDVDSLRAALRDLKSGVTLKIAPGDYPGGHHVSGVEKLTIEALDAKNPPHFKGGGNGWQFSRCAELTLRNLRISGQTGNGLNLDDGGQLDAPVMGITLEHIEISDIGPQGNHDGIKCSGLDKLTIRDCTITGWGGQGIDFVGCHHSLITGCRFIGKEGFTASAAVQLKGGTSDVIVEKCRFANAGERPINLGGSTGLPYFRPQGVKYEATRLIVRDNVIEGSPCAAAFVGVDGAEFTGNTINFPTKWIFRILQETREPGFVPCRNVLIKDNRIVFRRAQVQIDINSSDATAPETFRFEKNHWFAEDKPQSSKPKLPTEEKDGIYGVDPR, from the coding sequence ATGAAAACTGTTCTTTTCCTGCTTTTGGCCAATGTCGCCGTCGCAGGTGAGATCATCGTGCGAGATGTCGATTCGTTGCGTGCTGCTTTGCGTGATCTCAAATCGGGCGTCACGCTCAAAATCGCCCCCGGTGACTATCCCGGCGGTCATCACGTCAGCGGCGTCGAGAAACTCACCATCGAGGCGCTCGACGCGAAAAACCCGCCGCATTTCAAAGGTGGTGGGAACGGCTGGCAGTTCTCGCGTTGCGCGGAACTCACGCTACGCAACCTGCGTATCAGCGGGCAAACCGGCAACGGTCTCAATCTCGACGACGGCGGACAATTGGATGCTCCCGTCATGGGCATTACACTCGAACACATCGAAATCAGCGACATCGGCCCCCAGGGCAATCACGACGGCATCAAGTGCTCCGGTCTCGACAAACTCACCATTCGCGACTGCACGATCACCGGCTGGGGCGGGCAAGGGATTGATTTTGTCGGCTGTCATCACTCCTTGATCACTGGCTGCCGTTTTATCGGCAAAGAAGGCTTCACTGCGAGCGCCGCCGTCCAGCTCAAAGGCGGCACGAGCGATGTCATCGTCGAGAAATGCCGCTTCGCGAACGCGGGCGAACGCCCCATCAACCTCGGCGGCTCCACCGGCCTGCCCTACTTCCGCCCGCAAGGCGTGAAATACGAAGCCACGCGTCTCATCGTGCGCGACAACGTCATTGAAGGCAGCCCATGCGCAGCGGCCTTCGTCGGCGTCGATGGTGCGGAGTTCACCGGCAACACGATCAACTTTCCCACCAAATGGATCTTCCGCATCCTCCAGGAGACGCGCGAACCCGGTTTCGTGCCCTGTCGTAACGTCCTCATCAAAGACAACCGCATCGTCTTCCGTCGTGCTCAGGTTCAAATCGACATCAATTCCAGCGACGCCACCGCACCCGAAACCTTCCGCTTTGAAAAGAACCACTGGTTTGCCGAAGACAAGCCACAGTCATCGAAGCCGAAGCTGCCGACCGAGGAAAAGGATGGCATTTACGGCGTTGATCCACGTTAG
- a CDS encoding c-type cytochrome domain-containing protein — MKPHALLALLCSSTAALAADLDYYKDVYPFLKTNCISCHNKTTTKADLNMETPELMIKGGEAGTALVPGKSAESLVVQASLHQHDMEMPPGNNKSGAVNLTSAEIAILKQWIDQGAKASVQQERAVVLQAFAASVDPIYTVAMTKDGRYVACGRSNHIFVYDLATRQFVAQISDPAEKNGAAHRALVQSLSFSPDGTKLASGSFREVKIWKLEAGKPTASATKTVSAPASADLIKKIATAGKVVVLSSAMSADGKQVVTGCADGSVRVWDAATAKQIIELRGSVAVTKKMAELDWTIAAQTLEQAFQKSEIARIEAQDKALDVLLGKAKEAIVTMKKVLPEKQKAVPPTTEAKTTAQKAVDEVATKIKAVPGGKPDAALDRDLKTAQDKLITAKMTEVSALAAVSAAESNVKDAEDDLKRISDSKAKNAKAVAAANAAIATAKTTQDKSTADLAALKLALTKTTAKPIAVSFSADAQRVASMFEDGTLRVWAAASGTPIEESGGNVAATTTITSALDGSFVATKALTQTVGSTPRWTLERKIDQKGLFADRVNAVRFSPDGKTLATGSGELSRSGDIIIFDIATGKATQTWKEKHTDTVLCLDFSPDGKRLASGAADKIARVTDIASGKQTNLFEGHTHHVMGVAFRSDGRVLATAGAEGTVSTWDMIIGERKKKIEGWTKEVTSLQFIGATNQIVTSAGDNRVRIVTDDGAEIRSIANLPDYMQAAVSVPNGSAIIAGGEDSLLRVWDGAGKELVAFGAK; from the coding sequence GTGAAGCCACACGCCCTCCTCGCTCTTCTTTGCTCCTCGACAGCCGCCCTGGCTGCCGATCTGGATTATTACAAAGACGTTTATCCCTTCCTGAAGACGAACTGCATCTCGTGTCACAACAAGACGACGACGAAGGCGGATCTAAACATGGAGACGCCGGAGTTGATGATCAAAGGCGGTGAAGCGGGCACGGCCCTCGTGCCGGGTAAAAGCGCGGAGAGTCTCGTGGTGCAGGCTTCGCTGCATCAGCATGACATGGAGATGCCGCCGGGAAACAACAAGTCCGGCGCGGTGAATCTCACGTCGGCGGAGATCGCGATTTTGAAGCAGTGGATTGATCAGGGCGCGAAGGCTTCCGTGCAGCAGGAACGCGCGGTTGTGTTGCAGGCGTTCGCGGCCAGCGTCGATCCGATCTACACCGTGGCGATGACCAAGGACGGGCGCTATGTGGCCTGCGGGCGCTCGAACCACATCTTCGTCTATGATCTGGCCACGCGGCAGTTTGTGGCGCAGATCAGCGATCCAGCGGAGAAGAATGGCGCGGCGCATCGAGCGCTGGTGCAGTCGCTTTCCTTCAGTCCTGACGGCACGAAGCTGGCGAGCGGCAGCTTCCGTGAGGTGAAAATCTGGAAGCTTGAAGCAGGCAAACCGACGGCAAGTGCCACGAAGACAGTTTCAGCTCCCGCGAGTGCCGATTTGATCAAAAAGATCGCCACCGCAGGCAAAGTGGTCGTTTTGAGCAGCGCGATGTCCGCCGATGGCAAGCAGGTCGTCACCGGTTGCGCCGATGGCTCGGTGCGTGTTTGGGATGCCGCGACGGCGAAGCAAATCATTGAACTGCGCGGTAGCGTGGCAGTGACCAAGAAGATGGCGGAACTGGACTGGACCATCGCGGCGCAGACGCTGGAGCAGGCTTTCCAGAAGAGCGAGATCGCCCGCATCGAAGCGCAGGACAAGGCGCTCGATGTGCTGCTCGGCAAGGCCAAGGAGGCCATCGTGACGATGAAGAAGGTGCTGCCAGAAAAACAAAAAGCCGTGCCGCCCACGACCGAGGCCAAAACGACCGCACAGAAGGCCGTGGATGAAGTCGCAACCAAGATCAAAGCCGTTCCTGGCGGCAAACCGGATGCCGCGCTCGACCGGGATCTCAAAACCGCGCAGGACAAGCTCATCACCGCCAAGATGACCGAAGTCTCCGCCCTCGCGGCCGTCTCTGCCGCCGAAAGCAATGTGAAGGACGCCGAGGACGACTTGAAACGCATCAGTGACTCCAAGGCGAAGAACGCCAAAGCCGTCGCTGCTGCCAATGCGGCCATCGCCACCGCCAAAACCACGCAGGACAAGTCCACCGCCGATCTCGCGGCCTTGAAGTTGGCTTTGACCAAAACAACCGCGAAGCCCATCGCCGTGTCCTTCTCCGCCGATGCGCAGCGTGTGGCGTCGATGTTTGAAGATGGCACGCTGCGTGTGTGGGCCGCCGCCAGCGGCACGCCGATCGAAGAAAGCGGCGGCAACGTCGCTGCGACCACGACCATCACTTCCGCGCTGGATGGTTCGTTCGTGGCGACGAAAGCACTCACTCAAACCGTCGGCAGCACGCCGCGCTGGACGTTGGAACGCAAGATCGACCAGAAGGGGCTCTTTGCTGATCGCGTGAACGCCGTGCGCTTCAGTCCCGATGGCAAAACGCTCGCTACCGGCAGCGGCGAGCTTTCCCGCTCCGGCGACATCATCATCTTCGACATCGCGACCGGCAAAGCCACGCAGACGTGGAAGGAAAAACACACCGACACCGTGCTGTGCCTCGATTTCTCGCCCGATGGCAAACGCCTCGCCTCCGGTGCCGCCGACAAGATCGCCCGTGTCACCGACATCGCCTCCGGCAAGCAGACGAACCTGTTTGAAGGCCACACGCATCACGTCATGGGAGTCGCCTTCCGCAGCGATGGCCGCGTGCTCGCCACCGCCGGCGCGGAGGGCACTGTTTCGACCTGGGACATGATCATTGGCGAGAGGAAGAAGAAGATCGAAGGCTGGACCAAGGAGGTCACGTCATTGCAGTTCATCGGAGCGACAAATCAGATCGTGACGAGCGCCGGAGACAACCGCGTCCGCATCGTCACCGACGATGGTGCCGAAATTCGCTCCATCGCCAATCTCCCTGACTACATGCAAGCCGCCGTCAGCGTCCCCAACGGCAGCGCCATCATCGCCGGGGGAGAAGACAGCCTGCTGCGTGTGTGGGATGGCGCGGGCAAGGAACTCGTGGCGTTTGGGGCGAAGTAG
- a CDS encoding type II toxin-antitoxin system ParD family antitoxin, producing the protein MNVALTTHFEGFIKQLITTGRYNNASEVVRAALRKLQESEGEIYPPGSLKHLYTNETNREETKLARKQRVPRPDEV; encoded by the coding sequence ATGAACGTCGCGCTTACCACCCATTTTGAAGGTTTCATCAAGCAGCTCATCACCACGGGTCGCTACAACAATGCCAGCGAGGTCGTCCGCGCCGCGCTCCGCAAGCTCCAGGAAAGCGAGGGCGAAATCTACCCGCCAGGCTCCCTCAAACACCTCTACACGAACGAGACCAACCGTGAGGAAACCAAACTCGCCCGCAAGCAACGCGTCCCGCGCCCCGATGAGGTATGA
- a CDS encoding alkaline phosphatase D family protein, which yields MPKPTSSRRRFLAGLPALGLLTAHAADEPPLQNIVFGSCLDTHDHPLLDRALTLPRDLFIFMGDNIYADKGGVPMMREKYALLKQSRFFQSLRSQGRILATWDDHDFGENDGGAGYPFKREAQQEFHNWLDEAADSPRRKQAGVYDAQIIGPAGRRVQIILLDTRYFRSPLKKVPKEQAMIGGACVATDDTSTTMLGAAQWQWLEQMLKQPAELRLIVSSIQFAPELHGGECWANLPHEQQRMLDILKRTKAAGVVFLSGDRHWCEFSKIDGPTGYPLYDFTSSSMTQKHPRGSPTPNKNRFIPKTYHLPNVGHLRIDWGAADTTLTSKIIDVDGQTRIEHSLKLSDLQIS from the coding sequence ATGCCAAAGCCCACAAGTAGTCGTCGCCGCTTCCTCGCCGGACTTCCGGCTCTCGGTTTGCTCACGGCGCATGCCGCTGATGAGCCGCCGTTGCAGAACATCGTCTTTGGTTCCTGTCTGGACACGCATGACCATCCGTTGCTCGATCGTGCGCTGACCTTGCCGCGCGATCTGTTCATTTTCATGGGCGACAACATCTACGCCGACAAGGGCGGTGTACCGATGATGAGGGAAAAGTATGCGCTGCTGAAGCAGAGCCGCTTCTTTCAGAGCCTGCGCAGCCAGGGGCGCATCCTCGCGACATGGGACGATCACGATTTCGGCGAGAACGATGGTGGCGCCGGTTATCCGTTCAAGAGGGAGGCGCAGCAGGAGTTTCACAACTGGCTTGATGAAGCCGCCGACTCACCACGCCGCAAACAAGCGGGCGTCTATGATGCGCAGATCATCGGCCCCGCAGGCAGACGCGTGCAGATCATTCTGCTCGACACCCGCTACTTTCGCAGCCCGCTCAAGAAAGTGCCCAAGGAGCAGGCGATGATCGGCGGCGCCTGCGTGGCCACCGATGACACCAGCACCACAATGCTGGGTGCAGCACAGTGGCAGTGGTTGGAACAGATGCTCAAACAGCCTGCGGAACTGCGCCTGATCGTCAGCAGCATCCAGTTTGCCCCCGAGCTGCATGGCGGCGAGTGCTGGGCCAACCTGCCGCACGAACAGCAGCGCATGCTGGACATCTTGAAACGCACCAAGGCCGCCGGCGTCGTTTTCCTTAGCGGCGACCGCCATTGGTGTGAGTTCTCGAAGATCGACGGTCCCACCGGCTATCCGCTTTACGATTTCACCTCGAGTTCAATGACGCAGAAGCATCCGCGCGGCAGCCCCACTCCCAACAAGAACCGCTTCATTCCGAAAACCTACCATCTGCCGAATGTCGGCCACCTGCGGATTGATTGGGGCGCGGCCGATACCACCCTCACGTCGAAGATCATTGATGTGGACGGCCAGACACGGATCGAGCACAGCCTCAAACTCAGTGACTTGCAGATTTCATGA
- a CDS encoding nucleotidyl transferase AbiEii/AbiGii toxin family protein, whose amino-acid sequence MSLFDQLVNEALKSRADLATLRPVVEKELLHHDILREMSEAGLLAGLTFMGGTCLRACYGSARLSEDLDFTGGSDFKKADLAGLARVLTERLQTRYGLPVSVSEPVKTSGKVSTWKLTVETRPGQKHLPAQRIHLDICAIPSHDPRPQMLRNLYGVDLGTSGLILQAQSREEILADKIIALAFRENRVKNRDLWDIVWLVQQGVELPAKLIPLKVRDHQRTEAEFVSLLRERVNGLKTLPEMLADFVKEMRRFLPAAMVRDTIDKEAYWTFLTQVIGEQSACALASL is encoded by the coding sequence GTGAGCTTGTTTGACCAGCTCGTGAATGAGGCGCTGAAGTCACGCGCTGATCTCGCAACACTGCGGCCTGTGGTTGAAAAGGAACTGCTGCATCACGACATCCTGCGTGAGATGAGCGAGGCGGGATTGCTCGCGGGGCTGACTTTCATGGGCGGGACGTGTCTGCGGGCCTGTTACGGTTCCGCGCGGCTCAGTGAAGACCTCGACTTCACCGGCGGCAGTGATTTCAAGAAGGCAGACCTCGCCGGACTCGCCCGCGTGCTCACGGAACGACTGCAAACCCGCTACGGCCTGCCCGTGAGCGTGAGTGAGCCGGTCAAAACCAGCGGCAAGGTCTCCACCTGGAAACTCACCGTCGAGACACGTCCCGGCCAGAAGCATCTGCCCGCGCAGCGCATCCACCTCGACATCTGCGCCATCCCCAGCCACGATCCGCGCCCGCAGATGTTGCGGAATCTTTACGGAGTCGATCTCGGCACCTCTGGTCTCATCCTCCAGGCGCAGAGCCGCGAGGAAATCCTGGCCGACAAGATCATCGCTCTCGCCTTCCGCGAAAATCGAGTCAAAAACCGCGACCTGTGGGACATCGTCTGGCTAGTGCAGCAAGGAGTGGAATTGCCCGCGAAGCTCATCCCGCTCAAAGTGCGGGATCACCAGCGGACGGAGGCGGAGTTCGTCAGCTTGCTGCGGGAGCGTGTGAACGGCCTGAAGACGCTGCCAGAGATGCTAGCCGACTTCGTGAAGGAAATGCGCCGCTTCCTGCCTGCGGCGATGGTGCGTGATACCATCGACAAAGAGGCCTATTGGACCTTTTTGACGCAGGTGATCGGAGAGCAAAGCGCATGTGCGCTGGCGAGTCTCTGA
- a CDS encoding DUF1501 domain-containing protein: protein MSRRGFMQFGLTGMATLSWPSLLKLRAANAALPKSERKSIIMVWLPGGQSHIDTYDPKPDASSEYRGPFKTISTKVPGTHFTELLPMNAKIADKFTIVRSMHQSAGGHPAGTMQMFSGDTDTRDKPKPRLPDWMSVAHYLRAKEGGRANPLPNYIGVPAASPEYSSPAYLGDAFAPFAVSDDPNRPNFQVPNIGLADESENRRLSDRIVLRKSLDKMERAFDREGELGALDEFESQAATLLTNPQTRDAFDLSKEDPATRDRYGRNRWGQQLLLARRLVESGVEIITSSLSGPLCGRVNNWDDHAVNQHQFEALRFRMPTYDRCVSALIEDIYARGLDKKVLVVVTGEFGRTPKISFDRSTGAGDASGPTGTLQPGRDHWPRAFTNIWAGGGIQTGGIIGASDKRGEDVVERPCNASDFLATIYHHLGIDYSKVTLNDLNGRPVHIVENGRAIPELIA, encoded by the coding sequence ATGTCGCGTCGTGGCTTCATGCAGTTCGGTTTGACCGGCATGGCGACGCTGAGCTGGCCGAGCCTGCTCAAATTGCGGGCGGCGAATGCGGCGCTGCCGAAGAGCGAGCGGAAGTCGATCATCATGGTCTGGCTGCCGGGCGGACAATCGCACATCGACACCTATGATCCGAAGCCGGACGCGAGCAGCGAGTATCGCGGGCCGTTCAAGACGATCAGCACGAAGGTGCCGGGCACGCATTTCACCGAGCTGCTGCCGATGAACGCGAAGATCGCGGACAAGTTCACCATCGTGCGCTCGATGCACCAATCCGCAGGCGGACATCCGGCGGGGACGATGCAGATGTTCTCTGGCGACACCGACACGCGTGACAAGCCGAAGCCGCGTCTGCCGGACTGGATGTCGGTGGCGCATTACCTGCGTGCCAAGGAAGGCGGACGCGCGAATCCGCTGCCGAACTACATCGGCGTGCCCGCTGCTTCACCGGAGTACTCGAGTCCGGCCTATCTTGGTGATGCTTTTGCGCCGTTCGCAGTTAGCGATGATCCGAATCGTCCGAACTTCCAGGTGCCTAACATCGGACTGGCCGACGAGTCGGAAAATCGCCGTCTTAGCGACCGCATCGTGCTGCGCAAGAGTCTCGACAAGATGGAGCGTGCGTTTGACCGCGAAGGCGAACTTGGCGCGCTCGATGAATTTGAATCCCAGGCCGCCACGCTGCTCACGAACCCGCAGACGCGTGACGCCTTTGACCTCAGCAAGGAAGATCCGGCGACGCGTGATCGCTATGGTCGGAATCGCTGGGGCCAGCAGTTGCTGCTGGCGCGTCGTCTCGTCGAGTCGGGCGTCGAAATCATCACCAGCAGCCTCAGCGGGCCGCTCTGCGGTCGCGTGAACAACTGGGACGACCACGCGGTGAACCAGCATCAGTTTGAAGCACTGCGCTTCCGCATGCCGACCTATGACCGCTGTGTCTCGGCGCTGATCGAAGACATTTACGCGCGTGGGCTCGACAAGAAGGTGCTCGTCGTCGTCACGGGCGAGTTCGGTCGCACGCCGAAGATCAGTTTCGACCGCAGCACCGGCGCGGGTGATGCCAGCGGCCCCACCGGCACGCTGCAACCCGGCCGCGACCACTGGCCGCGCGCATTCACCAACATCTGGGCTGGTGGCGGCATCCAGACCGGCGGCATCATCGGTGCCAGCGACAAGCGCGGCGAAGACGTGGTCGAGCGCCCCTGCAACGCCAGCGACTTCCTCGCGACGATCTATCACCATCTCGGCATCGACTACTCGAAGGTCACCCTCAACGACCTCAACGGTCGTCCGGTACACATCGTGGAGAACGGACGTGCGATTCCTGAGTTGATCGCATAA
- a CDS encoding DUF1552 domain-containing protein encodes MNRHRYSRRAFLRGTGVTMALPWLESHNVWGDEPKRNKPASEAPVRLAVLFSGNGFHSKEWWAKGEGMAMELGKVLAPLNGFREKLLFVRGLYHEEARKGNIHSSQTGNLLSGAPISSGGEIRSGTSFDQLLAQTYGRSTKVPSLVLGCERSNPSVHKNYSMLYSSHISWSSPTTPTPLELYPALAFDRLFKDEVTPGDKSVLDAVLADAQDLRRGISSSDQRKLDEYLDSVRDVEKRIENASKRGELQGWRPTLEKPNIKRPADGIPQDIGEHMRIMCDLLVLGFQTDTTRITTLKLNNDHSALRFPNLPSVQQAGHGIDYMIHHLLSHSDGEDYLKVNQFFMEQLAYLARKLDAIQEGPRTLLDNTMLMHCSSMMAGAKHDNDQLPVIVLGGAGGRLKSGRVLDYKDKPERQLCRLFMSMMDKMDVRLKTFGDAKMMLEEV; translated from the coding sequence ATGAATCGTCACCGCTACTCACGTCGGGCCTTCCTGCGCGGGACAGGCGTCACCATGGCGTTGCCGTGGCTGGAATCTCACAATGTTTGGGGAGATGAACCGAAGCGCAATAAGCCCGCCAGCGAAGCACCGGTGCGGCTGGCAGTGTTGTTCTCGGGCAATGGCTTCCATTCGAAGGAATGGTGGGCCAAGGGCGAGGGCATGGCGATGGAACTCGGCAAGGTGCTCGCACCCTTGAACGGGTTTCGTGAGAAGCTGCTGTTTGTGCGCGGCTTGTATCATGAGGAAGCACGAAAGGGGAACATCCACAGCTCGCAGACGGGGAATCTGCTTTCGGGGGCGCCGATCTCCTCGGGGGGGGAGATTCGATCGGGCACCAGTTTCGATCAGCTGCTGGCGCAAACGTATGGTCGTTCGACGAAGGTGCCGAGCCTCGTGCTGGGCTGCGAGCGGTCGAATCCCTCGGTTCACAAGAACTACTCGATGCTCTACAGCTCACACATCTCGTGGAGTTCGCCGACGACACCGACGCCGCTGGAGCTTTACCCCGCGCTGGCCTTTGACCGGCTGTTCAAGGACGAGGTGACACCCGGCGACAAGAGCGTGCTCGATGCCGTGCTGGCCGACGCGCAGGATTTGCGCCGTGGCATCAGCAGCAGCGATCAGCGCAAGCTCGACGAGTATCTCGACAGTGTGCGCGATGTGGAGAAGCGCATCGAGAACGCGAGCAAGCGAGGCGAGTTGCAAGGCTGGCGACCCACGCTCGAAAAGCCGAACATCAAACGCCCTGCCGACGGCATCCCGCAGGACATCGGCGAGCACATGCGGATCATGTGCGATCTCCTTGTGCTCGGCTTCCAGACCGACACCACCCGCATCACCACGCTGAAGCTCAACAACGACCACAGCGCCCTGCGCTTCCCGAATCTTCCCAGCGTGCAGCAGGCCGGGCACGGCATCGACTACATGATCCATCACCTGCTCTCGCACAGCGACGGCGAGGATTACTTGAAGGTGAACCAGTTCTTCATGGAGCAGCTCGCCTACCTCGCGCGGAAGCTCGACGCCATCCAGGAAGGTCCGCGCACGTTGCTGGACAACACGATGCTCATGCACTGCTCCAGCATGATGGCCGGGGCGAAGCACGACAACGACCAGCTTCCCGTTATCGTCCTCGGTGGTGCCGGTGGCAGGCTCAAAAGCGGCCGCGTCCTCGACTACAAAGACAAGCCCGAGCGCCAGCTCTGCCGGCTGTTTATGTCGATGATGGACAAGATGGACGTGCGGCTGAAGACGTTTGGCGATGCGAAGATGATGCTAGAGGAAGTGTAG